In one window of Fibrobacter sp. UWH6 DNA:
- the pyrE gene encoding orotate phosphoribosyltransferase, whose product MTKTDAFVHFLVESGALKFGDFVTKSGRNTPYFINTGEFRTGASLSKLAEFYAAAFVEHFDGKATNLYGPAYKGIPLCAATAMKLSDVYAKNLTFTYNRKEVKDHGEGGSLVGYKYAEKTNVVIIEDVITAGTSVNETLQILKNIENANVIGLLISVDRKEKLDNGKSALQTVQEEYGIEAHSIVNINDIIAFLEKEENRKAINAPEGILEKVYAYREQWGAV is encoded by the coding sequence ATGACAAAGACTGATGCATTCGTCCATTTTCTGGTAGAATCCGGCGCCCTCAAGTTCGGCGACTTCGTAACCAAGAGCGGCCGTAACACCCCGTATTTCATCAACACCGGAGAATTCCGTACCGGCGCATCCCTTTCCAAGCTGGCAGAATTCTACGCCGCCGCTTTCGTCGAACATTTTGACGGCAAGGCAACCAACCTCTATGGTCCCGCCTACAAGGGCATCCCCCTGTGCGCAGCTACCGCCATGAAGCTTTCCGACGTGTACGCCAAGAACCTGACCTTCACCTACAATCGTAAGGAAGTGAAGGACCACGGTGAAGGCGGCTCCTTGGTAGGCTACAAGTATGCTGAAAAGACCAACGTAGTCATTATCGAAGATGTGATTACCGCTGGTACTTCCGTGAACGAAACCCTCCAGATCCTCAAGAACATCGAAAACGCAAATGTGATCGGTCTTCTGATTTCCGTGGACCGCAAGGAAAAGTTGGACAACGGCAAGTCTGCCCTGCAGACCGTTCAGGAAGAATACGGAATTGAAGCTCACTCCATCGTGAACATCAACGACATCATCGCCTTCCTGGAAAAGGAAGAAAACCGCAAGGCCATCAACGCTCCGGAAGGCATCCTGGAAAAGGTTTACGCCTACCGTGAACAGTGGGGCGCTGTTTAG
- the purU gene encoding formyltetrahydrofolate deformylase: MAITRYILQIHCPDQKGLIAGTTQVLAKAGANIIDLQQHTAKDIETFFLRAVFEADSENIEEVRKHLETLEGHLQLNWKLFDTTKVERVAIFVSKTDHCLYDLLLKHRDGDLPCEFSCIVGNHTDLAAVGGSFGVPFYYVPSNPDKNIPENRFREIIEETKTDTVVLARYMQILSAAFTEEFKYRIINIHHGFLPAFKGAKPYHQAWNKGVKIIGATAHFATEDLDQGPIIAQDIQRVPETASINELVELGKDIEKRTLSQALKLWLEHRVFVYNGRTFIL; this comes from the coding sequence ATGGCTATCACACGTTACATTTTACAAATTCATTGCCCTGACCAAAAGGGCCTTATTGCCGGCACCACGCAAGTTCTTGCCAAGGCCGGTGCAAACATCATCGATCTCCAGCAGCATACCGCCAAGGACATCGAAACGTTCTTCCTCCGTGCAGTTTTCGAAGCAGATTCAGAAAATATTGAAGAAGTCCGCAAGCATCTGGAAACCTTGGAAGGTCACCTCCAGCTGAACTGGAAACTTTTCGACACCACCAAGGTGGAACGCGTCGCTATTTTCGTTTCCAAGACAGACCACTGCCTTTACGACCTGCTCCTGAAGCACCGCGACGGTGATCTCCCCTGCGAATTCAGCTGTATCGTAGGCAACCACACTGACTTGGCAGCTGTAGGCGGCTCCTTCGGCGTGCCTTTCTACTATGTTCCGTCTAATCCCGACAAGAACATTCCGGAAAACCGTTTCCGCGAAATTATCGAAGAAACCAAGACCGACACCGTGGTGCTCGCCCGCTACATGCAGATTCTTTCTGCCGCCTTTACCGAAGAATTCAAGTACCGCATCATCAACATCCACCACGGCTTCCTGCCCGCATTCAAGGGTGCCAAGCCCTACCATCAGGCATGGAACAAGGGTGTGAAGATTATCGGTGCCACCGCCCACTTCGCAACCGAAGACCTGGACCAGGGCCCCATTATCGCCCAGGACATCCAGCGCGTGCCCGAAACCGCCAGCATCAATGAACTGGTGGAACTGGGTAAGGATATCGAAAAGCGCACCCTGTCCCAGGCCCTGAAGCTCTGGCTGGAACATCGCGTATTCGTTTATAACGGCCGTACCTTTATTCTCTAA